Genomic segment of Vitis riparia cultivar Riparia Gloire de Montpellier isolate 1030 chromosome 19, EGFV_Vit.rip_1.0, whole genome shotgun sequence:
GTGTAGGTTGGACCTGTTTAATTTAGGCTAAATAAGATGGGAGGAGGATTTAGGGTGCTTCATCTTGTCAGGCCATTTCTTTCGTTCCTGCCAGAAGTTCAGAGTGCTGACCGGAAAGTCCCATTTAGAGAGAAGGTTATATACACTGTGATCTCTCTCTTCATCTTTTTGGTATGCAGTCAGCTACCACTGTATGGAATACACTCCACGACAGGGGCTGATCCATTCTATTGGATGCGTGTTATTCTTGCCTCAAACCGTGGAACTGTTATGGAGTTGGGGATCACCCCAATTGTGACTTCTGGACTGGTGATGCAACTCTTGGCCGGGTCAAAGATTATTGAAGTGGACAACAATGTGCGTGAGGATCGTGCTCTCTTGTAAGTATCCTTTAGGCTAAGTTCTATTTGGGTTTTTGGTCAGATGTGATACATTTCTTGTACTATCTGTGATTTAGAGATGTTATTCTCATTGCTACATTTGTTACATAGTTGATGTTTCAACAGGTTGAAAGGCCTCTAGTAGATCTGCTGTTTTTGTGCTAACTACAGCATTGTGCATGTACTCCATGTTCATGTTTATTCTGGATGATTGTGCATTTTTTGGTGTTTGCACAAATGGCAGTTTTCAGGAATAACTAAAgtagatttcaatttttttaggagTTCAATTTCCTTATGTAGCCTgttctatatatatacaacGATCTGATTTCATCTTCCTCTCAGGAATGGTGCACAAAAGCTACTGGGCATCCTGATAGCTGTTGGTGAAGCTGTTGCATATGTTCTCTCAGGAATGTATGGCAGCGTTAGCCAACTTGGAGTTGGAAATGCCATCCTTATTATCGTTCAACTCTGTTTTGCTGGTATCATTGTGATATGTTTAGATGAACTTCTGCAGAAAGGATATGGCCTTGGCTCTGGAATTTCTCTTTTCATAGCAACTAATATCTGGTGAGCATCTGGTTCTTTttctgggattttttttattaatttattattttgaacatgGAATATTTGAAGAAGCTTTACTATCTAGCAGCCAGCGTCTGGTGAATGTGGTCTCATTTCTGGGTTGACCATTAACTCTACTGTCAAATAGTGACAATTGTTTTGATCAATTGGCAGTGAAAACATCATCTGGAAGGCTTTTAGCCCCACCACTATTAATAGCGGTCGTGGAGCTGAATTTGAAGGTGCTGTTATTGCTCTCTTCCATCTGCTAATAACTCGGACAGATAAGGTTCGAGCTCTACGGGAGGCTTTCTATCGACAGAACCTTCCAAATGTGACGAATTTGCTTGCAACAGTCTTGATCTTCCTTATTGTTATCTACTTCCAAGGGTTCCGGGTGGTTTTGCCTGTGAGGTCAAAGAATGCTCGTGGACAGCAGGGTTCATATCCTATTAAGCTGTTCTACACCTCCAACATGCCCATCATTCTACAGTCTGCTCTTGTTTCCAACCTTTACTTTATATCCCAGTTGCTGTACTTGAGCTTTAAGCTTGTATACATGAGTTGCGGTCATTTTCTTCTGGTGTTATACTAACGATTTTATTTCTTACAGTTGCTGTACAGGAGGTACAGTGGAAATTTCCTTGTAAATCTCTTGGGCAAGTGGAAGGAATCTGAATATTCGGGTGGTCAATACATCCCTGTTGGTGGTCTTGCTTATTATATAACTGCACCATCAAGGTAAcatgatcatctttttcttttgactttTTGTATAGGGTCTATGTCATGCCttacattttttgtttgttgagTTGTCAATTTGCTGTGTTTGCTTTCCCTGTGCTCTTTGCTTGTGCTTAATGATGATTATACTCCATTAACACACTTTGACAATATTTTGCAGCTTGGCTGATATGGCAGCCAATCCTTTCCATGCTCTCTTCTATCTAATCTTTATGTTGGCTGCCTGTGCACTTTTCTCAAAAACTTGGATCGAAGTATCTGGATCCTCTGCCAGAGATGTGGCTAAGCAGCTCAAGGTATGAATTTTTTGGGATTATACTTCTCTTAATTTTGTCATTCCATTTCTACAATATTTTTGTGCAGTTATTGAAATGAGGGTTTTCTTTTGGGGTTCAAGGATGTTTTAACAATATGGGACTTGTTAACTTGTGTTAAAAGCAATTATCATAGTTCCTGTTTTCATGTATTTACCATGGGGGGTCAGCATCCTGTCCCGGGCTCCAGTACACATGCTCGATAGGACCAGTCTTTTTTGCTAGTGGATTTCAATTATGGGAACCATAGATACGTTGACTTGGTGATTTGCTAGGCATTGTAAATGACTAATTAGTAGTCATCTATTACTTGCCTGTATGAATGCATCATACatgatgtttttaatataaatgggTTGATTGGTTGGGTCTGAGTTATGCACTTCTGGACCTAGCCAAAATAACAAATTGGATTAGGCTGAGGTGGTACTAAATATGCCtgatccatgtaatagctaacTCACAAGATATGCAATGATGATGATTTATGGTGCAATTCATAATTCACTAAAACATTGTGTCTGGTCAAAGTATTTGTTGGGAGTGGATGGTAATAATTTTATagagtttattatttgatttggaGAGTTAGGCAGTTGAGGGgtctttattgttttttcttctgcTTTAGTCAAACCCAGTCTGCTGTTTATTTTTTGTCCCTGCGAAGCACATGTTAGCATACTGTCTAACTAAGATATTAGTTTTTTGGGCTCCCTGTACTATACAATATTGCCTCCCTCTTAATCCTATAATGGGTACCCTACCTACATCTTTTTATTggtaaatattgtatatatatttggaaaataatctGGAATCAGGTGGTCCTCAAAATACTATAAAGAGGATCTGCAATATTATCAACTACttgaatattaattattttttaagatgtttttaaatattaatatattttataggtAATCAATGCTTAATTGCCTTGTggggttgaaaaaaaatgtttgcagTGAACTGAACCCCATTTGAAAAAGAGTGAAAGAGAGGCAGAAGCAAATGATAGTTGTTTCCGGACCTTGAAAGAAGTATATAGAGAACTATTCTCTTTCAGTTCAGTTTCTTAACTTTGTGTTCTGTGTATACCTCACTTGGCAGGTTATATGCATCAGTAGTAGTGCTTCATTAAGCAATATGGTCTTAGCCATCTGGCACATTTTGTCCTGCCATTCAGTCTGTGTCTTTGAGACTGATGCTTGTATTGTCTTGGACCTTCCGTTGTCTCCCCATTTTGGTTTGATGTTGTATTAACTTACCAAACAGTTCGCTACTGTGTCTAATTTTCATGAATCATAGAGAAACACACTATTGTACCATACGAATTTGTTTAGCAGTATGAATATATAGATTATAAGGAATATTTATTAGTTACAATTGGTGGCCATCAGAatttttgatgatttttcagGAACAACAAATGGTGATGCCTGGGCATCGGGAGGCCAACTTGCAGAAAGAGCTAAATCGCTACATACCCACTGCTGCAGCCTTCGGGGGTATGTGTATCGGTGCATTGACTGTGCTGGCCGATTTCATGGGTGCAATTGGCTCGGGCACAGGAATTTTACTTGCAGTGACCATTATTTATCAATACTTTGAAACATTTGAGAAGGAGAGAGCCAGCGAGCTTGGCTTCTTTGGGTTCTAAGTTTTTACGTTTTTTACCTGAGGAATGATTGGTGGTGCCGAAAAGCTCTGGCAGTTTTGGTGAGCTAAAAGGGATGTAGTTAGATACACCAAGAGCTTTGAGTTTAAGATTCTAAATAGTTTGTTATTAGTTTCTGTACTGCTGCTAGAAAGTTTGATATTCGTGGATACAGAAAAGCTCATCATAGCAAACaaacattttcctttctttactACTACCTACCAAACCTCAATTACTCATATGTACTCTGCGAGATTAACATTCTTGGTTCCGTAAATCTTTTGAGGTTATCTACTGAAAACATCCAAAAGCAACTGGGAAAGTGCTGGCAAACTTAACTATCTGTTCTTAGTTGGTGCTGGCAAACTTAACTGTTTGTTCTTAGTTGGTACTGGCTTGGATTGACTGAGCTGTAGGGTAATCAGTCTTTTGTTTGcatttttgttcatttgattCAAAGTTAGAGAATCTGTTTTGCCAtgtgtttttctctttattgATCATTCCCCATTGTTGATGGGTTTCTCTTGTCTGTTTCACATTGAAATAAGCAATGTTTTCCGAGAGTTTTGTAAATGCGACAGGCTTAACTTTCAACTTTTAGGAGTGGTCGGATAAAGCTCTGAAATGCGTTTCACATTTGTTAATATGATTTAAGGCCTGTTTGGATAGCCTTCTTTTAGCTTTAGTTGAAGTTAACTCATTAATTCTTCCTTCCAATTGATAGTATTATAAATGTCAAACCCTTTTTAGATCCCtagttttaaattctttttgaacttcaataagagtttttatgtttttttaattaattttttatttaaaagcttatgatatatatatatatatatagaaagggTTTAATACGAAAGTCAAGAAAAATgctttttgtttcaaaattttgttttggtttatgGAAATGtgttttcatctttaataagtTCATGTGATGTCCCAAGATCATGTGAGGAAATATTAATGTGATGTCTTATGAATGTAAGGGAACtctatttttaatacttgaaattccTTTTGAGAGAAACCATTTctagtatttctaatacttgaataataaaaatgttcaagtattagaaatgttaaaaacgcttcctacaatcattattaaataaactcTTAAAAACCTTATTGAAAGTTAtgttaggaagtgtttttaatctaaaaagtgtttttgaaaaacaatttggtgtttaacaaattttaagaaacatttttaacaaGTTGAAAAATCACTAAATGCTTTTTAAGAAAACATTTGATGGATGATTATCATAAAAACACttcttgaaaaaacattttgagtaaaaatactatcaaacacaTTCCTATATACAATTCAAACAAATATggaattttttcaaaaggattcaaatttttatttaattaaaattttaaaaatattataattatcttttatcgttaatcaaattgtttttaaaacatagctttgaaacttaaaattcaattcaattgaAATGATTAATTTTGTTACAGTGAATTAAGAATGATGCAATGTTGTTGGAGTTTAGACCAAACACATCTAAGGATCAATTAAGAGAGGTTTGATAAAtctatttattgatttaatataatcaaacaacttaatttaagttattaaatatttgattaaaaataatataatattaaatttaacatTATTTCATAGTGGAAAtgatgatttatatatatatatagagagaaaaaaaatattaaaaattttactatCGATATCTCAATGAGGGGAAGGAATTTTTGTACTTATAAAAGGTGGGGTTTTCTATGGGAGttgtgtatttaaaaaaataattttatggtatttttcaatttccaataaaatttgtcttttgaaaagagtTCAGTGTAAAAGTTAAAAAGACAAGTTCCATTTAAAAAAGATGAACTACTTATTTGAAAAAACGAATTTAGTATAAAAAGTAAtagtataaaaaattttagaacaaaaaggaaattcaatttttgaaaagacgatattaatataaaaagtgaacTCGCGttttgaaaagacaaatttaacacaaaaagtaaatttatcttttaaaaagatgGGTTCAATATAAAAAGTGAATTAGTAAATTTTATGGTAATGACGAGTTCCCTTTTGCATACATGCGAGAATGAATATGAATCTCTGACCGATTCCTCTCATTTGGTATGTATCCCTCCTTTGGTACAatatttctattgattttaaatcaagaatttaaaaatctaatatttatgTGAATGTGACACCTTATAATATTACAGCTTATTTCATAAAAGTTAATGGATTTAACGTAAGCAATATTAATATAGATTTAGTAGATGATATTTATGTGAATACAAGATGAGAAATATCGTAAGATTccaatgaatttaaaatagataatatctatataaataaatagtaattaTTTCAATGTCATACTCAATTCTTATAGAGTTGTTGAATGGAGAGGATTAATGAACTTAAAATATACCCAAGTCTACAATATCAAGACCAGTGTGGACAAACCTAgcttaccttcttcttcttcttcttctttttgggcCCTTGCTTATCAAATTCCCATTGGATTCAATGAATACCTTCCACTGATTGTCTCAtctgtggaaaaaaaaaaaaggacaagaaaagaaaacccaaaGCCTTCGTCCTGGACATTAAGTCTgaaaagtcataaaaaaatacaaaaaaggctgaaaaagtcatgaaaaaatacaaaaaagactgaaaaggaaaaaggaattcaGAGGCCATGGCACATGGACTGTCAAAAATTTCAGCCTAATTAATCACCATGAGAATTTGAATTGGGCTGTCAGCTGTCAGGGCCCACGATGTAATCACTCATAATAATACCATACGCTCAGCTCATTAAAATGGTCTTCTGCATTAAGTGTACGTGCAGGTTTGAACTCATGAAAACCATGTGAATGTGTCCTTTGCATGGTCTCTTAATACTCATCCACgtacaattatttatttatttaatttattttttttatttttaatcttcaaGAATATTCGAGTGATTACtaatatctttaataaaaaattgtttaaaatattttaaaaaataattgtttttaatattaccacatattctataaattttattttttattttgaaaaaaaagaaaattatttagcaTTAGTGGGTGCTCAACTGAGgaaagagggagaaaaaaagCTGGTGAAGCAGTGATGAATTTTCCCATCAAGCctttataaaagtttttaagggCACGGTGCCCTTCAAAAGTGGGATAGTTGAGGATTGTAGGATTGACCTATAGAGTGAAAAtgagtgaaaattttgaaatattatcattattctccCACAATCTCCTCTCATTTTGCTTTTGAAATTATTGCTgattcaactttcaaaagttGCAACAAGTACTTCatagaaaaaattttcaaaaaaaaaaaaattattttttaaatggaaaatttattctattttttttttttgtacttaaaaaaaaatttgctttttaaccttttaagtttGAATAAAGCCTTTTACACTAAGTTTGATTcctgaaaaattttaaaaaaattaaaaagaaaataaaaaattaatttcaagttaataaattattgtcTGTGTTTATTAATACTcattacatttattttctttcattatataaagattaaataatacaaaaatacataactttctaattaatttgaattatatttatttatttttgtattttttataatgaaactaaatatgaaaaaatcatttttcttattttttttctttacttaataCTATTGAGAACCTTATTAAAACAATACCTAATGAAagcttattataaaaaaaaaagttattttttagttatttagtatgactttttaaataaataaataactacgTAATTTTTAACATTCTAAATGTTGTTGAAGAATaattatcattttctaaaatttataagGTCATAAatatagaaacatttttttttgttcaaaacccTAATTAGAAACTTTTGCTAAAGTGGAATgactttattttgaattatcatttattgtatatgagaaaataataatttatggtATCTTCAACCCAAtcgggtattttttttttaagaaaatgaaaaaaaaataaaaataaaaataaaattaattataagtttatttaatttcaaattatctaatctttacataaaaaaaaaaaaaaaagtagtgtgaatttaaaaataatttatcaattaatttagtttttatttttctttattttttcttttattttactatattctatatttttctttttggcacattttctatgaaatttaaGCAATCGAAACCAAACacccattaaaattaattatatttatgattttaatctctttcatatttttttttgaaaagtaactcattttttatatgaacactcctaattattttaagtatttacatataagtttgaaaagaaatagttatttttacaaaaaaataaaaataaaaaatagggatATTTTagtcaaaatattataaaaaaaatataaaagattagatttccaaaatttaatttcaatatgcttttaatcaaataatccaaaaatTTACTACACAAAAACTTTTATTAGGACTAAAGGGTTAGAATTGTGTCTTCCCCTCTACAACCCACCTCCTCTGtcaaatactaattttttccacccaaacttttcaaaaaaaataataataataataaataaataaataaataaggggtATGAATAATTGAGCATATATCATCATCCAGAGCACAATGACCTGTTAAGCATGCCTGATACCAATTCGTCACAcaaatattgtttttcattGGAGTGTTGTTTGTCTGGTGACTCTGGTGGTGTACTTGATGCTTCCAATGTGATTGTAGACCCACCAACACATTGGGCCTACCTTTTGGGATATTTTCTTACTCGGAacatatcaatcaatataattaaattaaacatattaataaaaaaattattttaatcatattggttaatatcaatatattattttaaaggaataaaaaaagtaaaatattttaatttttctattcagccaaaaaataaacatcccTTAAGTACGAAATTCTGATCTTGCTTTTcaaatgaaaagttaaaatatatgggatcttaaatttttgtatatatttgaatataaaattcgttcaaatttaaaaatctttggccaatgaattttttttttaattatttatataaaaaaattaacaatacatctttatttatttaaaaataaatacaattttgtaaatatcatttttaaaattataaaacaaatttgCATTTACtctaaaacaacttttaaattaactaaacccttttattgaaagtaatttgctttcaaattttaagttgtttttttattttatttttttatgacttattataatttttttctgagtagaaaatgccaaaatatttgattttttctaaatgaaaaaaagtaacatattgacttttctttacattttaatatataataaaaataaactattaaaaaaataaataatttagtaCTTAACactatcaaatattaaatttctatttagaattaaataaaaaaaataaacagcaCTACGAGAATAAAACTTG
This window contains:
- the LOC117908967 gene encoding protein transport protein Sec61 subunit alpha-like — encoded protein: MGGGFRVLHLVRPFLSFLPEVQSADRKVPFREKVIYTVISLFIFLVCSQLPLYGIHSTTGADPFYWMRVILASNRGTVMELGITPIVTSGLVMQLLAGSKIIEVDNNVREDRALLNGAQKLLGILIAVGEAVAYVLSGMYGSVSQLGVGNAILIIVQLCFAGIIVICLDELLQKGYGLGSGISLFIATNICENIIWKAFSPTTINSGRGAEFEGAVIALFHLLITRTDKVRALREAFYRQNLPNVTNLLATVLIFLIVIYFQGFRVVLPVRSKNARGQQGSYPIKLFYTSNMPIILQSALVSNLYFISQLLYRRYSGNFLVNLLGKWKESEYSGGQYIPVGGLAYYITAPSSLADMAANPFHALFYLIFMLAACALFSKTWIEVSGSSARDVAKQLKEQQMVMPGHREANLQKELNRYIPTAAAFGGMCIGALTVLADFMGAIGSGTGILLAVTIIYQYFETFEKERASELGFFGF